From a region of the Odocoileus virginianus isolate 20LAN1187 ecotype Illinois chromosome 1, Ovbor_1.2, whole genome shotgun sequence genome:
- the SNX10 gene encoding sorting nexin-10 isoform X2, translated as MCFTMKTSCVRRRYREFVWLRQRLQSNALLVQLPELPSKNLFFNMNNRQHVDQRRQGLEDFLRKVLQNALLLSDSSLHLFLQSHLNSEDIEACVSGQTKYSVEEAIHKFALMNRRFPEEEEEGKKENDIDYDSESSSSGFGHSSDDSSSHGCKMSTAPQES; from the exons ATGTGCTTTACAATGAAAACATCCTGTGTGAGAAGAAGGTATAGAGAATTTGTGTGGCTGAGGCAGAGACTCCAGAGTAATGCATTACTGGT aCAACTGCCAGAACTTCCATCTAAAAACCTATTTTTCAACATGAACAATCGCCAGCATGTAGATCAGCGCCGTCAGGGTTTGGAAGATTTCCTCAGAAA GGTTCTACAGAATGCACTTCTACTTTCAGATAGCAGCCTTCACCTCTTCCTGCAAAGTCATCTGAATTCAGAAGACATCGAGGCGTGTGTTTCTGGGCAGACTAAGTACTCTGTAGAAGAAGCAATTCACAAGTTTGCCTTGATGAACAGACGTTTccctgaagaagaagaagaaggaaaaaaagaaaacgatATAGATTATGATTCAGAAAG ttCATCCTCTGGGTTTGGACATAGTAGTGATGACAGCAGTTCGCACGGATGTAAAATGAGCACAGCTCCACAGGAatcctga